A stretch of the Thiohalospira halophila DSM 15071 genome encodes the following:
- a CDS encoding HU family DNA-binding protein, which produces MNKSELIDAIAEGADLSKAAAGRALDATVDAVTDALKKNDQISIVGFGTFSVRERAARTGRNPRTGEEIKIAAAKVPAFKPGKALKDAVN; this is translated from the coding sequence GTGAACAAGTCTGAACTCATCGACGCCATTGCCGAAGGGGCTGATCTTTCCAAGGCTGCGGCCGGTCGGGCGCTGGATGCGACGGTGGATGCCGTCACCGACGCGCTGAAGAAGAACGACCAGATCAGCATCGTCGGTTTCGGTACCTTCTCTGTGCGTGAGCGCGCCGCCCGTACCGGCCGTAACCCGCGTACCGGCGAAGAGATCAAGATCGCCGCCGCCAAGGTCCCTGCCTTCAAGCCCGGCAAGGCCCTCAAGGATGCGGTGAACTGA